The DNA sequence AGGGCTCCGCCTCGGCGTTGGCGGATCCGGCCGGACGGCATTCCGCCTCTGTCAGCACATGCGGCCCGTATTCGGTAGCGCGGAAGAATTGGCTGTCCTGACCGACAACGTCGACGAACCAGCGATTCTCACTCTGGCTCCACATTGGTCACGACCTCGCCGGTGCCCAGTGCAAAGTTATTCTGTAAGCGCTCCAGATTAGAAATGACCGGCTCATAGCCGTCAAGATAGGCAATCTTCACCTGCTCGGCCGGCGGAATCGGGGGCTGCACATTGGTTTCCGGATCGGCCAGCGGGCCAAGCGCCAGAAGCGGAGACAGTGCAACGCCGCAGACAATGGTTCTGAGCAAAGACGTCATGGGAGCCTCCTGCTCGACCTGATGAAACTGGCACGAACAACCTCGTTCCAGTACATCGGTTCTGTAGGAGCAGCGGCATAGCAGAAAGCAGGGCCACCATCACGCGGTCCAGCATTGCCGCGCATCAAGACTAAACAAGGCGCAGCAGCGCTCTTGTCAGCACACTGTCCGCCTGTGTGAGCTGGTCCAGGATGGAATAATGGTTCTCACCGTCCAGAGGCAGCAGATGCACGTCGTAGCCCTTTGCTTTCAGAGCTTCCGCATAGGCGCGAGAGTGGCGTTGGAGTTCCGGAAGTTCGTCCGCGCCATAAGCCAGCACCGCCGGTTTGGCCTGATCGGGAATATTCCGGATTGGACTAAGGGTCTGAACTTCTTCGTCCGTGAGGTTCAATAGGGCATTGAGGCGGCCGCGCTGGATGGGCTCTACATCGAAGAGACCGCTTAGACAGAACAGCGCATCCACCTCTGGCATGTTCATGTGCAGGGACGCCAGATGTGCGCCTGCCGACCAGCCGGAGATAACCAAGCGGCCTGTGGCCACCTCATGCAACGGGCCGTTTTCCCGGAGAAAACGGATGGCATTGCGGATCTCACCGTTGAGCTCGGTCAAGGACGCATCTGGGGCCAGGGTGTAGCCGATCATGGCCACATCGAAGCCATGTGCCATAGGGCCTTCTGCGAGGCAGGAGAACATCTCCTTGGCATTCCGCTGCCAGTAGCCGCCATGCACGAAGGCCATCAGTGGAGCCTGCCGATGGCCACAACGGAAGAGGTCGATCCGGTTGCGGGGGCGCGGCCCATAGGGTAGGTCCAGAAGGTCAGGCTGGTGCCGGCGCAGTTCGGCGCTGCGGTCCACATAGCCTTGCAGGATCTTTATGCCCTCCGGCACAGCAGCGGAATTGTCGTAGGCGGTATCCAGTTCGGCGCGGCTCATACCGCGCCAAACCGGACCGTCGCTGGTCTGTCCGCTGCTCACTTCTGCTTATCCTTCTTGGCATCACGGGTGACTTCCGGGAACACCCAGAGGGCCACCGTCATGAAGATGCCAAGGAATAGGACAGCGTATTTGGGACCGGTCTGGCCCAGATAATCCTGGAAGAAGTAGGCGGCGACCATGGTGATGAGCACAAAGATGGACAGGGCTACCTTGATCGGGAAGGGCATGATTTCCTCCATTCAGCAGGTTAGAGGTAGAGCCATTGAATTGGCTTTTAGATCAGGTCGGTTGCACCATACAGCAGGGAAAGGCACAGAATTTGGACAAGGAGCAGGGCAGCCAAACCCGGCTTACCGTCACGCCACCGGGCAGGA is a window from the Indioceanicola profundi genome containing:
- a CDS encoding alpha/beta hydrolase, which encodes MSSGQTSDGPVWRGMSRAELDTAYDNSAAVPEGIKILQGYVDRSAELRRHQPDLLDLPYGPRPRNRIDLFRCGHRQAPLMAFVHGGYWQRNAKEMFSCLAEGPMAHGFDVAMIGYTLAPDASLTELNGEIRNAIRFLRENGPLHEVATGRLVISGWSAGAHLASLHMNMPEVDALFCLSGLFDVEPIQRGRLNALLNLTDEEVQTLSPIRNIPDQAKPAVLAYGADELPELQRHSRAYAEALKAKGYDVHLLPLDGENHYSILDQLTQADSVLTRALLRLV